The nucleotide sequence GGCCTTGGCGATCGCTTCGTTCATACCGGGCAGTCGGCTGAGCCAAGTCACCGGCGCGCCGTTGGCATCGATCCCGCCACGCGACGCACCGCTGATCATCACGTCACGCAGGGCGCCCGACAGGGTGTCATCGGACAGTTCACGCTGGAACGAACCCAACCGCAGTTTCAGCGGATCGACCTTGGCCAGCGCTTGCGCCGGGGTGACGACCGAGAAAGCGATCCACGATGCGGCACGGAAACGCCGCGGGGTCGCCTTCATTTCTTGATCGGCCACCGGACCGCTGGCGTAAGCGTCGGCGCCGTTGCGATCGGCCAATGTCCAGCGGATCGACTGTTCCGGCGATTGTTCGATCAAGTCACCGATGGCGGCCAGACTGGCACGGCGGGCCGGACCATTGCTGACCACGATCAGGTCGACGCCGTAAGTGTGGATCAGTTCGCCCATCTTCAGGACGGCTTGCGACCGCAGCGATTTGGACAACTGGCACGGGATGTCTTCGTGATGCAGCACACGTCCGTCGCTGGAAACGATCGCGGTGGCCGCGGTGCGAGGTCCGACCGCATCGATCGACATCACGACTTTGGCATCCACGCCGCCGCGGTTGACGCTGCGACGCAGGTTGTCGGCGGCGATCCCGACCAGACGAGCGGAAGCTTGTTCCTGCAATTCATCCCACCAAGCGGACTCGGCCGCTTCGCGGATGTTGGCTTCGTGGATCAGAACTGTCTCACGCAGCTTGGCTTCCAGTTGGCGATTCAGCCCCATTGCCGAGCGCTGAATTTCGTCCACCAGTTTTTTCGCGTCGTACTCGAACGAGCACACGGCGACTTGGCTGCGCAAGGCACGAGCCAACATCACGATCTGGAACGAACTGAGCTTCGACGGCGGCAGTCGTTTGCCCTGCAAGGGCTTCAGCACACCCACCAACCAACGTCGGCGGCGCTGACGCGGCGAAACCTTCTTCGTCTTTTTCGTCACCGGAACCGGCGTCGGGTCGGTGACCTCGGGCGAAGCCGGCTTGTTTTGTGGGTGTTTGGGGGGGGCAGGTGACGGGGCGACGGGTGACGGGTCGGCAGAAACCGGGTCAGCAGGTGACGGGTCGGCAGAAACCGGGTCGGCAGAAACCGGGTCGGCAGAAACCGGGTCGGCAGAAACCGGGTCGGAAGGTGACGGGTCGACGGGTGACGGGGCTGCGGGTTCGGACGTGGGCGTTTCCGGTGCGGGAGCGGCGGCAACCGTTTCGGCGGTGACCTGTTCCGCAGCGACCGGGGGTTCGGTTGGCGGGGGTTCGCTTGACGGGCTTTCGGTCGCAGGGCTTTCGGTTGCTGGGCTTTCCGTCGCTGGGGTCACAGCGACCTGTTCGCCCGCAACCTGTTCACCTGCCACCTGTTCACCTGCCACCTGCTCCGCGGCAACCTGCTCACCCGTGACCTGGCTATCCGTCTGCTTCGGGTCCTTTTGTTCCCTGCCCTTTCGCCCCTTCTTCTTTTCTTCCGGCTCGTCGCCGCCGTGAGGGTCGTGGACTTGGGAGATATGAATGCGAGAGTTTTTGGTCAGCCAGCGGACGGCGGCGTTGATCACCCGCGGATCGCCACACAAACGTTTCGCCAGCGCGTTGTCCAAACCGGCAACGGCCGCTTCGACTTGATCCGCTTCGATCCCGTCAACTTTGCCGGCGATCGAGGCGATGTCATCACCGTCGCCTTTGCGGGGGTTCAAAATCCGGGCAGCCAAGCGAGTCGAAGGATCGACTTTTTCGCCCAGTTCCGATTTCACGCGACGAGCCAACCGGTCCAGCAATCGTTTGCTGGCCGCTTTTTCAACCGCTTTGCCCAGTGCCGGATCGGTCAGTTCGCTGGTCTTCCACGATTGCACCAATTCTTCGCGGCGTCGCTGCAGTTCAAGATCCGACTGGACGGCGTGGGACAGATGCCACAGCGACGCTTCGTCGATATCCCCCAGTTCATCCCGGCGGTACCGCGCCAGATAAGGCGGGGTGTATCCCTGTTCCAACAATGGCAGGGCGATTCGCAAACTAGCAGTTTCGCAACGCCCGCGGCGGGCAATTGCCTCCAGATCGACAGTCATGATCGGTCGGTCTCAATCGAGCGGTCCGATGCGGCCGAAGACGCATCGCGACGCAGTTGAAGTTGATGTCTACTTGCACCGCCACCGACGCGTCCAAGATCCCTGGGGGGCTCGAGTTGCGCCGTGAGTGCAGTAAACGGCGGAGAATATGACCGCTGCGCAGGACTGTCAACCGAGACGACCGCTGACGACGCGGCTTCGGCGGTCACCGAGACCCCGACAGAATTACCGATCCGGTTTGTCTTGCCCAAGTTGAAACGGCGGGCCGCCCGATATCCGATCGACGACTCGGTCCACCCAGTGTTGGGCTTGATCGTCGTCATCGATCTGTCGGCCGGGCAGATCCGTCAGCTCGGTGAACGATCGAAACCAAGTCTCCTGTCGACGTGCCATTTGGCGGGTGCGTGCGGCGATCTGTTGGACGATTTCCTCCGGCGGTCGCGTCGGCCAAGCGTCGGGATCGTCCGCCGACAGGTTCTCGTCTTCCGCCCACTGCAGAATCTCTCGATAACCCACCGCGCTGGCCGCCGTCCGCGACAGAGTCGGGAATCGCTGTGCCAAACGGCGGACTTCGGCGACCCAGCCGGCATCGAACATCGCGTCGACGCGGGCGTTGATTCGCTGGTGAATTTCCGCGCGGTCACGCCGGACGACCAGCGCCGCACACTGATCGGCATCACGCACGGTGTCGAATTGCTGTTGGCGATGGCTGAGCGGTTGGCCGGTCAGCTTGGCGACTTCCAACGCCCGGATCATGCGACGTGAATCGTTGGCGTCGATCCGAGACGCCGACAACGGATCGACTTGCCACAGACGATTCCGCAACGCGTCAACGCCGTGCCGCGCGAGGTCTTCTTCGACCTGGCGACGAAAATCCCAATCCGCCGGCGGGCCCGGATCAAAGCCTCGCAAGACGCCCTTCAAAAACATCGGCGTTCCACCGACAAAGATCGGCACCCTGTCGCGCCCCAGCACGTCATCGACCACGCGATGCGCCGCGTCCAAGTACCGCGCGACGCTGTAGTCTTCGTCCGGATCGACCCGATCGATCAAGTGGTGCGGCAGCGCGGCTTGATCGTCCGCGTCAGGCTTGGCCGTGCCGATGTCCATGCCGCGATAGACCGCGATGGAATCCAGCGACAAGATTTCACCGCCCACCTGCCGGGCCAAACGCATGGCAATGCGGCTTTTGCCCGTCGCGGTCGCACCGGCCACAAAGACGGCTCGATCGATCAGCGGTGGATAGGGGCGGTCTTCGGCGGCGTCCAAGATCTTCGGTGCGGTTCGTCGTAGTAGAGTGGGCGTCGGTCGGTCGGCCGGGCGTCCACCGGTGCTCTGGTGGTGTCGTTCGATGGTCTAGGAAAAGTCTAAGTAGACCCTACAAATCGACCAGTCCCTCCGTCGGACGGATCGAAGCGATCAATCCGCACCGGAATCCCGACGTTTTGAATGCCATTGGGCACGCCGCGTGGTACGATCGATCGTGGCATTCGACGGCGTCTGCGTGGGCGACCGTTTCCATCCATCGCCGAACGATGACACCCATGGGCATCACCTACTTTCGACGATTCCGAATGGAATTCGATCTGGCCGCCGGCGTGCCCGAATCGCCGCCACTGCCGTTCGGATACGAACTGGTTCCTTACAGCGATGCCCTGGTCCGCGAACATGCGACCGCCAAGTTCGACAGTTTTCGCAGCGAGCTGGACGCGGACGTGTTTCCGTGTCTGTCACGGCAAGACGGTTGTTTGCGTCTGATGCGTGAAATCGTCAGCCGCGCGGCTTTCGTCCCAGAGGCGACCTGGTTGTTGCGGCACCGCGATCCGGCCAGCGGACTTCAAAGCCCGGTGGGCACGATCCAAGGGTTGTCGGTCGACGGCTGGGGCGCGGTCCAAAACCTGGGCGTCGTCGGGGATCACCGCGGCAAAGGTCTGGGCAGTTTGTTGCTGCTGAAAGCGGCTGCCGGGTTCGCCGTCACAGGCATCCGCCGCATGCACTTGGAAGTCACCACCGATAACGCGGCGGCCGTCCGGTTGTATGAAAAGCTGGGCTTCAAAAAAGCGGACGTGGTTTACAAGGCGGCCGATATCGTCGGCGCATGATCCGAGACCCTTTCTGACCCGCGATTCCGACCGCCACCGGGTGGCAACACTGGTCCGCCGAGCACCCCGTGTGGACGACACGAACCAGCGATAGCCGTTTTGTTTCCTGTCAGCTAAGTTGGCGCTAACGCACGGATCGCTGACCGCTGATACGTCTTTCTTTCACGTCGACGATTCGGCCGAAACCGTCCACGTCCGTCGCTTTCCATCGATCTTTTATTCAGGCATCCGCACCGCAATGTCCGAACCCGCCGCCGCACCGCTGCAGCTCAGCTCCGTCCAACCCGCACCGCCCGACGCGATCCTGGGTTTGACCGAATCCTTCTTGGCCGACCCTCGTTCGGACAAGATGAATTTGACGGTCGGTGTCTACAAAGACGACAGCGGGATCACCCCGATCATGCGGGCGGTCAAACAGGCCGAGCAGATCTTGATCGAAGGCGAAAAGACCAAAGGCTATCTGCCGATCGATGGCATGGCCGACTATCGCGACGCGGTCCGCGATATGGTCTTTGACGGCAAAGTTCCCAACGAACGGGCCGCCGTCGTTCAGGCACCCGGTGGCACCGGCGCGCTGCGTGTGTCGGCCGAGTTTCTGGCCGACCAGTTTGCCCGGCCGCGTGTCTTTTTGCCCACGCCGACTTGGGCCAACCACGGTGCGATC is from Crateriforma conspicua and encodes:
- a CDS encoding S1 RNA-binding domain-containing protein; the encoded protein is MTVDLEAIARRGRCETASLRIALPLLEQGYTPPYLARYRRDELGDIDEASLWHLSHAVQSDLELQRRREELVQSWKTSELTDPALGKAVEKAASKRLLDRLARRVKSELGEKVDPSTRLAARILNPRKGDGDDIASIAGKVDGIEADQVEAAVAGLDNALAKRLCGDPRVINAAVRWLTKNSRIHISQVHDPHGGDEPEEKKKGRKGREQKDPKQTDSQVTGEQVAAEQVAGEQVAGEQVAGEQVAVTPATESPATESPATESPSSEPPPTEPPVAAEQVTAETVAAAPAPETPTSEPAAPSPVDPSPSDPVSADPVSADPVSADPVSADPSPADPVSADPSPVAPSPAPPKHPQNKPASPEVTDPTPVPVTKKTKKVSPRQRRRRWLVGVLKPLQGKRLPPSKLSSFQIVMLARALRSQVAVCSFEYDAKKLVDEIQRSAMGLNRQLEAKLRETVLIHEANIREAAESAWWDELQEQASARLVGIAADNLRRSVNRGGVDAKVVMSIDAVGPRTAATAIVSSDGRVLHHEDIPCQLSKSLRSQAVLKMGELIHTYGVDLIVVSNGPARRASLAAIGDLIEQSPEQSIRWTLADRNGADAYASGPVADQEMKATPRRFRAASWIAFSVVTPAQALAKVDPLKLRLGSFQRELSDDTLSGALRDVMISGASRGGIDANGAPVTWLSRLPGMNEAIAKAIDQRRREKLFGSRTELTELDVWDSLVSSRQALPFLRVFGSPQPLDGTMIHPDDYGLAEKLAKALELELPPAEPPGYTAPSFDDEPSEQPVEPVETPVADDSLKVETFETVPDEKTENFAAKIESESDAAPEAEATGESEPTADADSPAEAADTPADPDAASESAPEASADAEASDAPPPEASADAGDDATAETSADADATPESDAKPDAESDSAADAQPATPFRQALPEPAKVDKCVKEWQVGRHRSHQIVHWLCDPFGDSDPSGVSPAVLNTMPSLKSLKEGDEVIGVVVGVMPFGVFVELAPDCSGLIHVSRISEGFVEDLHEAVQVGDVITGWVTGIDEKRRRVALSAISPQRVIELDQERQQQHGRRDDRGPRGGGGGGQRRGGGQAGGQKGGGNRGGSERGRGGDNRGGGGGRSSDNRGGGRGRGGGRPGGRDRGRSRDRKPEVYRVTSSEPEKAPITDAMKQGAEPLRSFGDLMQFYQKDTPEPPKPEVKPDAPAPAAPEAVASDAAATTQPPSDSQAPADSQPPAASSERVDPPAADPAPPANQPPGDDAATEKATSPAATTDPTSPNNPSDSSSA
- the miaA gene encoding tRNA (adenosine(37)-N6)-dimethylallyltransferase MiaA, translated to MDAAEDRPYPPLIDRAVFVAGATATGKSRIAMRLARQVGGEILSLDSIAVYRGMDIGTAKPDADDQAALPHHLIDRVDPDEDYSVARYLDAAHRVVDDVLGRDRVPIFVGGTPMFLKGVLRGFDPGPPADWDFRRQVEEDLARHGVDALRNRLWQVDPLSASRIDANDSRRMIRALEVAKLTGQPLSHRQQQFDTVRDADQCAALVVRRDRAEIHQRINARVDAMFDAGWVAEVRRLAQRFPTLSRTAASAVGYREILQWAEDENLSADDPDAWPTRPPEEIVQQIAARTRQMARRQETWFRSFTELTDLPGRQIDDDDQAQHWVDRVVDRISGGPPFQLGQDKPDR
- a CDS encoding GNAT family N-acetyltransferase; the encoded protein is MGITYFRRFRMEFDLAAGVPESPPLPFGYELVPYSDALVREHATAKFDSFRSELDADVFPCLSRQDGCLRLMREIVSRAAFVPEATWLLRHRDPASGLQSPVGTIQGLSVDGWGAVQNLGVVGDHRGKGLGSLLLLKAAAGFAVTGIRRMHLEVTTDNAAAVRLYEKLGFKKADVVYKAADIVGA